The sequence GCCCGATCGTGGCGAGGAAGGGATTGCCGTCCCGCTCGCCGACCTCGACGGCGCTCCCCTCGCCGCGCACGCGCTCCACGCACAGCGGGCGGCTCGCCCGGAAGCCGGCCCGGACCCCGTACTCCTCCAGGAGCGTCGTCGCGATGACCTCCTTCTGCACCTCGCCGTAGAGCGAGACGGAGATCTCCTCGCGCGCCGGGTCGCGGCGCAGGCCGATGAGCGGGTCCTGCTCGGCGAGTTCGCTCAGCGCCGGCCACAGGGCGAGCGCGTCGCGGCGCTCCTCGGGGACGACGACGCTGCTCAGGCTCGGCGGGGCGAAGGCGGTCGCGGAGGCCGTCGCGCGGGCCGCGTCGTCGGCGGGGCCCGCCCCGATGCGGTCACCGATGCGGAGGCCGGGGAGGCCGTGGACGAGCGCGATCTGCCCGGCGCGTGCCTCCCGGGCGGGGACGGGCCCGCCGTCGGCGAAGACGTCGAGACCGGTGAGCACCGCGCTCCTGCCGTCCGCGCCGTACGGCACCCGTTCGCGCACCGCGAGCGTGCCCGCGTGCAGCCGCGCGTACGCCCGGCGCTCGCCGCCCGGTCCGCGCTCGATCTTGAAGACCGAGGCCGACAGCGGTGCCTCCGCCCCGCCCCGCGCGACCGGCAGCAGTTCCGCGAGCGCGGCCCGCAGCTCGGCGATCCCCGCGCCCGTGAGCGCCGAGCCGTACAGCACGGGGTGGACCCGCGCCGACGCGACCGCGCGGCGCAGTTCCCCGCGCAGGCGGGCGGGGGAGAGGCCGCCGTCGAGGTACGCGCCGAGCAGCGCGTCGTCCCGCGCGGTCAGCACCTCGGCGAGCGCCTCGGTGTGTGCGGGCTCGTCCGGCGCGTACGGGAGGAAACGCGCCCCCGGCGTCCCGGCCCCGTCCGGCACGCCCAGCGCGACGACCGCCGGGTCGAGCCGTGCCCGCAGCTCGCCGAGCAGCTCGCGCGCCCCGCGCCGGTCGATCTTGTTGACGAAGAGCAGCGTGGGGATGCCGAGCCGCCGCAGCGTGCGCAGCAGTACCCGCGTCTGCGGCTGCACCCCCTCGACGGCGGAGACGACGAGGACGGCCCCGTCGAGCACCGCGAGGACCCGCTCCACCTCCGCGATGAAATCCGGGTGGCCCGGGGTGTCCACGAGGTTGACGGTGCGGTCGCCGAGCGGGAAGGAGACGACGGCCGCCTTGATGGTGATCCCGCGCCGCCGCTCCAGGTCGAGGGAGTCGGTACGGGTCGTGCCCGCGTCGACGCTGCCGGGCTCGTCGAGCAGCCCGGCGGCGTGCAGGAGTCGCTCGGTCAGGCTGGTCTTACCGGCGTCGACGTGGGCGAGGACGCCGAGGTTGAGATGGTCGTGCGAGTGCACCCAGGTGCTCCGTGAGGTCGGAAGGGACTGCGATGGCCTGCGGAACGAACCAGTGGGCAGCGCGCATGGCGGACCTCCTCGAACGGATACGGGTACGACGCCCGCCGGGACCCTGACGGACCCCGCGCGGACCGGGGAATCGTGCGCGGAAGCGGGTGCGCCCCGCAAGCGGATTTCCCCGCCCGTCCCCCGTACGGGTGCCTAGGATCAACGACCGTGGACAGACACCTCGCCTTCGACCGCCTGCACAACTTCCGTGACCTGGGCGGCTACCGCGCCGCCGGGGGACACGTCACGCGGGGCCGCGTGCTCTACCGCTCCGACAACCTCGCCAAGCTCCACGAGCCCGCGGCCGTCGCCGACCGCGCGCGCTTCGACGCGCTCGGCATCCGCACCGTCGTCGACCTGCGCCACGGCTGGGAGATCGCCCGCACCGGCCGCGTCCCCGCGCGCGAGGGACTCGCCTTCCATCACCTCGGCATCGAGCACCGCGCCTGGGACCAGGCCGCCACCGGGCCGCTCCCCGACCCCTGGCGGTACCTCGCCGACAAGCTCGGCGAGATCTTCGCGGACGGCGGCAAGGAGATCGCCCAGGTCATCGACGTCCTCGCGCACGCCGAGGGCCCCGCCGTCTTCCACTGCGCCTCCGGCAAGGACCGCACCGGGATCGTCGCCGCGCTCGTCCTCACCCTCCTCGGCGTCGACCGCGACACCGTCGCCGCCGACTTCGCCCTCACCGAGCACGCCACCGCGGGGCTGCGCGCCGACTGGTCCGCGCGCAACGGGGGTCGCGCCCCCGGCTGGGAGCACTACGGACGCGCCCCCGAGGCCGTCGTCCGCCACCTCCTCGACGACCTGGACCGCGACCACGGCGGCGTCGCCGCCTACGTCGCGGCGCACGGCGTCCCGGGGACGACCGTCGCGGCCCTGCGCGCCCGCTTCCTCGTACCCGCCCCGGAGCCCTCCCGCGCGCCCACCGAAGGGTCCGCCCGAGCGGACGGCTGAATATTTGTCCGGCACCCGCTCGGCAGGTTTGGGGTTTGACATGCCGTCCGCGCGGTCACATCGAGTGCCATGCCCCGTATCGGATACACCCTCATGACCGAACAGGCAGGCCCCCGCGAGCTGGTGGCGCACGCGGTCGGTGCCGAGGAGGCCGGATTCGACTTCTCCGTCATGTCCGACCACTACTTCCCCTGGCTGCGGGAACAGGGCCACGCGCCCTACGCCTGGAGCGTCCTCGGCGCCGTCGCGCAGGCCACCGAGCGCCTGCCGCTCATGACGTACGTGACCTGCCCGACCGTGCGCTACCACCCGGCGGTCATCGCCCAGAAGGCCGCGACCGTCCAGCTCCTGTCGCAGGGCCGCTTCCGTCTCGGCCTCGGCTCCGGCGAGAACCTCAACGAGCACGTCGTCGGGCGCGGCTGGCCGGCCGCGCGGGTCCGCATCGAGATGCTGGAGGAGGCCGTCGGCATCATCCGCGCCCTGCTCGACGGCGAGACCGTCCACCACGACGGGAAGCACTTCAGCGTCCAGGACGCCAAGCTGTGGGACCTGCCCGAGACCGCCCCGCCGATCGGCGTCGCCGTCTCCGGACCCCGCTCCTGCGCCCTCGCCGGCCGCCTCGCCGACCTCGTCATCGCCACCGAGCCCAAGGCGAGACTCCTCGCCGACTTCGACCGTTTCGGCGGCACGGGCAAACCCCGCGTCGGCCAGCTCCCCGTCTCCTACGACCCCGACCGCGAGGCCGCGCTCACCCGCGCCCACGAGCAGTTCCGCTGGTCGCTCGGCCCCTGGCCGGTCAACGCCGAGCTTCCGGGCCCCGTCTCCTTCGACGGGGCCACGAGCAGCGTCACCCGTGAGGACGTCGCCGCCGCGATCCCGTGCGGCGACGACGTCGACGCCTTCGTCGAGGCGGTACGCGCCTACACCGACGCCGGCTTCGACGAGATCGCCCTCGTCCAGGTCGGCGGCGCCCACCAGGAACCCTTCCTGCGCTGGGCACGCGAACGGCTCCTCCCGGCGCTGCGGAGCCTGTGAGACGCGCGATCACTCACGGACCGGTACGGGTGCGCGGGCTCCGGTACGGGTGCGGTGCGCCGCCCGTCAGGGGCCGCCCCGCACCCGTACCGCCGCTCACTCGGCCGCCTCGGCGCGGTCCGACGTGACGTCGAGGACCCCGTCGAACTCCGAGAGCGAGGCGACGAGCGCGTACACGCTCCCCGCGCCCTCGACCTCCAGCCACACCGCTCGCGCCCCCGTCTCCAGCTCCTCCTCCTCGGCGAGGGGGTCCTTCTTCCTGGAGGGCCGGCCGGGCCGCTCCACGCTCACCTGCACGACCCGGAAGCCCATGTCGGTGCACTCCTTGAGCACACGGGAGAGCACCCCGCTCCCCGAGCGGTAGCTCAGCGTCAGACCCGCCTGCTCGACCGAGGAGAGCGCGGGCAGCCACCGCGTGAGCCACGGGTAGCCCCACACGACGAGGAAGTGCACGAGCGTCGCCGCGAGCGCGAGCAGCGGCAGCCCGCCCCCGCAGGCCATCCCGATCGCACACGTCAGCCACACGGTCGCCGCCGTCGTCAGCCCCCGTACCGCGTCCCGCCGTACGAAGATCAGACCGCCGCCGATGAACCCGATCCCCGAGACGATCTGCGCCGCGACCCTCGACGGGTCGAAGGACACGTTCTCCAGCCCGAGGACCGCGTTGAAACCGTGCTGCGAGACCTCCATGAACAGGGCGCTGCCCACCCCCACCAGCGTGTGGGTGCGCAGGCCCGCGCTCTTCTGCTGCACCGCCCGCTCGGCGCCGATGAGCGTCGAGAGCAGCAGCGCGAGACCGATCTCGGCGAACTGACGGGCACCCTGCCCGGCCGCCGGATCGAAGAGCGACATCGCCAGCGCCTGCATCCGCCCACCTTCCTTCCGCGCACGGCCGCCCGCGCCGCGGCCTCCGCCCGGCACCGGCCCCGTACGCACTGTCGTCACCGGCCGCCGCCGAGCCTATCCACGCCCCACGCTGTGACCCCCCTCACACGCGGCGCCATGTGTGCGGCCCCATGACCGGGGTATCCGGCGAGAGCCGGGCACAGCGACGCGTCCCGGAGGCACACGCGCACGGGGGGCTGGAGACCATGAACGAGCACACGACGACAACGCTTTATCCCGCGTCGGAGTACGCCTGCGTGGCGGACGGCGCCGAGGCCGCCGGGGACCCCGCGCCCACCCGGCCCCTGCACCACGTCGCGCACTTCGACGGCACCCCCGGCAGCGTCGCCGCCGCGCGCGCCGTCACCACGCGCTTCCTCCACCGCCTCGGCGCCGAGTGGTGCGCACGCGTCCCCGAGCGCACGACGGGGGACCTGCACCTCGTCGTCAGCGAACTCGCCACCAACGCCGAGCGCCACGCGGGCGGCTTCCACGCCCTCGAACTGACCGGCGACGCCACCCACGTCGTCGTCACCGTCCACGACACGAGCCCCGTCGCGCCGACCTTCCTGCGGCCCGACCCGGCCCGCGTCGGCGGCCACGGGCTGGAGATCGTCCGCGCGCTCAGCCGCGAGGTCCGCATCGCCCGCACCCCCGGCGGCAAGTCCGTGGGCGCGGTCGTCGACCTGCCCCACTGAGTCCGCGCCCCCCGGGGCCCGCCCCTTGGGCGCCGGATATCCTCCAGCGACACATCCGGCCGCCGGAAGGACCGCGCCCCTATGACGCCCGAGGCGCTCGCCGCCCTGATGGCCGGTCACGCCCACTCGCCGGCGGCCCAGGTCGCGCAGACCGCCCACCGCCTCGCGCTCGCCGCGCACTGGAAGCCGCGCCCCGGCGCCCGGCTCGTCGAGATCGGCTGCGGGCAGGGCGACACCACCGCCGTGCTCGCCGACCTGGTCGGCCTCACCGGGCACGTCCTCGCGACCGATCCCGGCCCGGCCGACTATGGCGCGCCCGTCACCCTCGGTGCCTCCCTGCGCCACCTCGCCGCGGGGCCGCTCGGCGACCGCGTCGAGCCCCGCCTCGGCCTCGACCTCGCGACCGCCCCGCCCGAGCCCGGCTTCGACGCCGTCGTCCTCGCCCACTGCTCCTGGTACGTGGCGGACGCCGCGACCCTGCGCCGCCTCCTGGAGCGCGCCCGGGACTGGGCGCCCGTCCTGCACTTCGCCGAGTGGGACCCCGAACCGAGCGCCCCGGGACAGCTCGCCCACCTCCTCGCCGTCCGCCTCCAGGCCCACCTGGTCGCCACCGGGCTGCGCGGCGACGGCAACATCCGCACCCCGTTCTCGCGCCCCCAGATCCTCCGCCTCCTCGCGGAGACCGGCTGGCACGCGGGCCCCGCCGTCCCCGTCCCCACCGACGGCCTCCAGGACGCGGACTGGGAGATCGACGCGGCCCGGTACTGGCTCGAAGAGGCCCGCGCCCAGGGCGAAGTGCCGCCCCACGCCCTGGACCTGGCCGAGAGCGAGGCCGACGTCCTGGCGGCGTGCGCGCGCCCGCGGGGCAACGCGTGCCTCCCGGCGTGGACGGTGACGGCGACGGCCTGACAGGGGCCGGGCGACCGAGCCGGACCGCGGCGGCCACCGCCGCAGTCCGGACGAGAGCACCGCGTTCCGCGCCCTCCGTGCGCCCCGCGCCCCCCGAACAGCCCGTGCTCAACCCCCGTCAGGCGGGTAGACGACCTCCAGGAGCGGGGGCGCGGGTCCTCGCGAGGGCGGGCAGGGAGCCTGGCATGAGTGACGACACGCGGAACCTGCTGATCGTGCTCGCCGTGCTCGCCGCGGCCGTGCTCGCCTTCGCCCTCGTCCTCGCCGTCCGCCTCGTGCGCACCCGCAGGACGCTGCGCGCCGCCGGGCTGCCCGCCGGCAAGCGCTGGGTCTTCTGGGGCGCCCTGCTCTACCTCGTCCTCCCCACCGACCTCGTCCCCGACCCCGTCTACCTCGACGACATCGGCGTCCTCCTCCTCGCCCTGCGCTCCCTGCGGGCCGGGGAAACGGGAGCGGCCGTACGGCACGTGGCGGGACGGGCGACGCGGGTCACGGGCGGCGGGCACAAGGAGGTGGGGCGGGCGCCCGGGGCGGGTTATCCGCCCCGGCGCGGGCAGTGACGCCGCGCGCGGGGACGGCGGCGCAGAGCGCCCGGTGCTCCCGCCGCCCGCCCCGACGCTGTCTCAGGCCGCCTCGCGTGCCGCCGCGGTGAGCAGCGCGGGCAGCCGCTCGGCGAGGTACTCGTACTCCTCGGGACGGTTGTAGACGTGCGCCGACAGCCGCAGGAATCCGCGCCCGTCCCACGACGTGATCGAGACCTCGCAGCGCAGTTCCGCGGCGACACGCCGCTGGAGCGCCGCCGCCCGGTCCGGATCCGTCGCGAGGACGGGCGCGAGGGGTATCAGCCGCATCGCCAGGGCCTCGTTCACGGTGACCCCCGAGAGGTCGGCGTGCAGGGCCTCGGCGAGGAGCGCCTGCGCCGCCGTGACCGTGCGGTCCATCGTCGCGCGCGCCGCGTCCCAGCCGCCGCGCTCCGCGAAGAACGCGAGCGAGCCGGGCACCGCGAGCCACCCCGTGACGTCCTGCGTGCCCTGCTCGTCGAAGCGGTGCGGGTACGGGTTCGGGGCGCCCCACGAGTTCACGAGCGGCACCAGGTCCTGCGCCACGTCCTCGGCGGCGACGAGCGCCGCCGTGCCGCGCGGGCCGCACACCCACTTGTGCAGGTTGCCCGTCCAGTAGTCGGCGCCCGAGGCGTGCCCCAGCGGATCGGCGAGCAGTCCGGGAGCGTGAGCCCCGTCGACCAGGACCCGCGCCCCGGCCGCGTGCGCCTCGGCGACGATCTCCGGGAGCGGGAAGAGGCGGGCGGTCGGCGAGGTGATCTGGTCCACCACGACGAGTTCCACCGGCGCCCCGGACCCCAGCTCCCGCGCGAACAGCGACCTGATGTGCTCCGTGGACGCGTCGAGCGGCACGTGCACGGTGTCCACGACGGCGCCGTGCAGCGCGGCGACGCGGCGCGCGCCCATCGCGACCGCGCCGTACGTGTGGTCCGTCATGAGGATGCGCGCGCCGCGCGTGAAGCGCAGCGAGGCGAGGACCGTGCTCGCGCCCGCGCTCGCGTTCGGCACGAAGGCGAGCGAGTCGGGCGCGGTGCGCAGGAAGGCGGCGACCGCGGCGCGCGCCGCGGCGATCCGCCCCGTCAGCGTCCGCCACCACGCGTCGGGATTGCTCTCCATCTCGGCGCGCAGCGCGGCGAGCCGGTCGAGCACGGGGCGCGGCACGGTGCCGAAGGAACCGTGGTTGAGGTGGCGTACCTCCGGGTCGAGCGCGAAATCGGCGGGACCCGGGGCCCCCGTCGCCTCGCTGCCGCTGGTCCCCGGCTTCTGCGCCTGCGTCGTCATCCCAAGCCTTTCCTCGGACGCGGCGCGCCTCGTGGCACGCCGCGTGTTCGAGGCTACGACGTGCGCGTTCCGGCGAGCAGCCCGGCGTACCTCTCCAGGTCGACGTTGCCGCCGGTCACCAGGACCCCGACCCGCTTGCCCCGCCACCGCTCCGCCTCCGCGTACAGCGCGGCGAGACCCAGCACGGCGGTCGGCTCG comes from Streptomyces sp. Tu6071 and encodes:
- a CDS encoding elongation factor G translates to MHSHDHLNLGVLAHVDAGKTSLTERLLHAAGLLDEPGSVDAGTTRTDSLDLERRRGITIKAAVVSFPLGDRTVNLVDTPGHPDFIAEVERVLAVLDGAVLVVSAVEGVQPQTRVLLRTLRRLGIPTLLFVNKIDRRGARELLGELRARLDPAVVALGVPDGAGTPGARFLPYAPDEPAHTEALAEVLTARDDALLGAYLDGGLSPARLRGELRRAVASARVHPVLYGSALTGAGIAELRAALAELLPVARGGAEAPLSASVFKIERGPGGERRAYARLHAGTLAVRERVPYGADGRSAVLTGLDVFADGGPVPAREARAGQIALVHGLPGLRIGDRIGAGPADDAARATASATAFAPPSLSSVVVPEERRDALALWPALSELAEQDPLIGLRRDPAREEISVSLYGEVQKEVIATTLLEEYGVRAGFRASRPLCVERVRGEGSAVEVGERDGNPFLATIGLRVRPRTPGTGTVFRLGIELGSLPPAFLKAIEETVGTVLGEGLRGWPVVDCEVTLVRSGYWPRQSHSHAVFDKSMSSTAGDFRLLTPLVLMTALRAAGTVVEEPVHHFRLEVPAEAYGAVLPLLGRLGAVPGAPRAAGGTYTVEGEIPAAHVHELGRLLPGPSRGEGVLETEFAAYRPVRGPVPERSRTDADPLRREEYLLRVVRGVPVDGRR
- a CDS encoding tyrosine-protein phosphatase gives rise to the protein MDRHLAFDRLHNFRDLGGYRAAGGHVTRGRVLYRSDNLAKLHEPAAVADRARFDALGIRTVVDLRHGWEIARTGRVPAREGLAFHHLGIEHRAWDQAATGPLPDPWRYLADKLGEIFADGGKEIAQVIDVLAHAEGPAVFHCASGKDRTGIVAALVLTLLGVDRDTVAADFALTEHATAGLRADWSARNGGRAPGWEHYGRAPEAVVRHLLDDLDRDHGGVAAYVAAHGVPGTTVAALRARFLVPAPEPSRAPTEGSARADG
- a CDS encoding LLM class F420-dependent oxidoreductase, which translates into the protein MPRIGYTLMTEQAGPRELVAHAVGAEEAGFDFSVMSDHYFPWLREQGHAPYAWSVLGAVAQATERLPLMTYVTCPTVRYHPAVIAQKAATVQLLSQGRFRLGLGSGENLNEHVVGRGWPAARVRIEMLEEAVGIIRALLDGETVHHDGKHFSVQDAKLWDLPETAPPIGVAVSGPRSCALAGRLADLVIATEPKARLLADFDRFGGTGKPRVGQLPVSYDPDREAALTRAHEQFRWSLGPWPVNAELPGPVSFDGATSSVTREDVAAAIPCGDDVDAFVEAVRAYTDAGFDEIALVQVGGAHQEPFLRWARERLLPALRSL
- a CDS encoding MgtC/SapB family protein, which encodes MQALAMSLFDPAAGQGARQFAEIGLALLLSTLIGAERAVQQKSAGLRTHTLVGVGSALFMEVSQHGFNAVLGLENVSFDPSRVAAQIVSGIGFIGGGLIFVRRDAVRGLTTAATVWLTCAIGMACGGGLPLLALAATLVHFLVVWGYPWLTRWLPALSSVEQAGLTLSYRSGSGVLSRVLKECTDMGFRVVQVSVERPGRPSRKKDPLAEEEELETGARAVWLEVEGAGSVYALVASLSEFDGVLDVTSDRAEAAE
- a CDS encoding ATP-binding protein; protein product: MNEHTTTTLYPASEYACVADGAEAAGDPAPTRPLHHVAHFDGTPGSVAAARAVTTRFLHRLGAEWCARVPERTTGDLHLVVSELATNAERHAGGFHALELTGDATHVVVTVHDTSPVAPTFLRPDPARVGGHGLEIVRALSREVRIARTPGGKSVGAVVDLPH
- a CDS encoding SAM-dependent methyltransferase, translating into MTPEALAALMAGHAHSPAAQVAQTAHRLALAAHWKPRPGARLVEIGCGQGDTTAVLADLVGLTGHVLATDPGPADYGAPVTLGASLRHLAAGPLGDRVEPRLGLDLATAPPEPGFDAVVLAHCSWYVADAATLRRLLERARDWAPVLHFAEWDPEPSAPGQLAHLLAVRLQAHLVATGLRGDGNIRTPFSRPQILRLLAETGWHAGPAVPVPTDGLQDADWEIDAARYWLEEARAQGEVPPHALDLAESEADVLAACARPRGNACLPAWTVTATA
- a CDS encoding DUF1232 domain-containing protein, with protein sequence MSDDTRNLLIVLAVLAAAVLAFALVLAVRLVRTRRTLRAAGLPAGKRWVFWGALLYLVLPTDLVPDPVYLDDIGVLLLALRSLRAGETGAAVRHVAGRATRVTGGGHKEVGRAPGAGYPPRRGQ
- a CDS encoding aminotransferase class V-fold PLP-dependent enzyme, whose translation is MTTQAQKPGTSGSEATGAPGPADFALDPEVRHLNHGSFGTVPRPVLDRLAALRAEMESNPDAWWRTLTGRIAAARAAVAAFLRTAPDSLAFVPNASAGASTVLASLRFTRGARILMTDHTYGAVAMGARRVAALHGAVVDTVHVPLDASTEHIRSLFARELGSGAPVELVVVDQITSPTARLFPLPEIVAEAHAAGARVLVDGAHAPGLLADPLGHASGADYWTGNLHKWVCGPRGTAALVAAEDVAQDLVPLVNSWGAPNPYPHRFDEQGTQDVTGWLAVPGSLAFFAERGGWDAARATMDRTVTAAQALLAEALHADLSGVTVNEALAMRLIPLAPVLATDPDRAAALQRRVAAELRCEVSITSWDGRGFLRLSAHVYNRPEEYEYLAERLPALLTAAAREAA